One Oceanicoccus sagamiensis genomic region harbors:
- the sdhC gene encoding succinate dehydrogenase, cytochrome b556 subunit, with translation MTDKRPVNLDIGTIDLPLPALASITHRITGVILVAGAAVLLWLLDESLASEESFNSLKALCDSFLLKLVVWGVLSALIYHSVAGIKHLIMDLGIGETLEGGQTGAKLVLTVSAVLIILAGAMIW, from the coding sequence GTGACTGATAAACGACCTGTAAACCTTGATATCGGCACTATAGACCTGCCGTTACCTGCTCTGGCGTCGATTACCCACCGTATTACCGGTGTGATTCTCGTTGCTGGCGCCGCCGTTCTGCTGTGGCTTTTGGATGAATCCTTAGCCAGTGAAGAGAGCTTTAACAGCCTTAAAGCCCTGTGCGACTCCTTTTTATTAAAATTGGTGGTGTGGGGCGTTTTGTCTGCACTGATTTATCACTCTGTAGCGGGTATCAAGCACCTGATTATGGATCTGGGCATTGGCGAGACCCTTGAGGGCGGCCAGACCGGAGCCAAATTGGTGCTCACCGTCTCTGCTGTGTTAATTATTCTGGCGGGAGCGATGATATGGTAA
- the gltA gene encoding citrate synthase — MSDKKATLAIPGKDAIDLPIYSGSIGPDVVDVGALTGQGMFTYDPGFVSTAACESKITYIDGGKGVLLHGGYPIEQLANESDFLETCWLLWNGELPTAAEKEAFVEKITMHTMVHDQMASFFKGFRRDAHPMAILCGVVGALSAFYHDSLDITNEKHRNISAIRLIAKMPTLAAMAYKFSVGQPFVYPRNDLNYSENFLNMMFSTPCEDYQISPTLAKAMDKIFILHADHEQNASTSTVRLAGSTGTNPFAAIAAGISALWGPSHGGANEAVLDMLNEIGDESRIDEFVAKAKDKNDPFRLMGFGHRVYKNFDPRAKVMKQTADEVLGELGLDNDPLLKIAKRLEQIALEDEYFVEKKLYPNVDFYSGIILKAMGIPTSMFTVIFALGRTPGWIAHWNEMIADNSRIGRPRQLYTGPTQRDFTPLDKR; from the coding sequence ATGTCTGACAAAAAAGCGACTCTGGCCATCCCAGGCAAAGACGCCATTGACCTCCCTATCTACTCCGGCAGTATCGGCCCCGACGTGGTTGATGTTGGCGCACTTACAGGGCAAGGCATGTTCACCTATGATCCAGGCTTTGTATCTACCGCAGCCTGCGAATCCAAGATCACCTATATAGATGGCGGCAAAGGTGTACTTCTGCACGGTGGCTACCCCATCGAGCAACTGGCTAACGAATCGGACTTTTTAGAAACTTGCTGGTTATTATGGAATGGCGAACTGCCAACCGCAGCCGAAAAAGAAGCCTTTGTAGAAAAGATCACCATGCACACCATGGTTCACGACCAAATGGCCTCCTTCTTTAAAGGCTTCCGTCGCGATGCACACCCCATGGCCATCCTTTGTGGTGTTGTTGGTGCGCTATCAGCCTTCTACCATGACTCTTTAGATATCACCAACGAAAAGCACCGTAATATCTCTGCTATTCGCCTGATCGCCAAAATGCCTACTCTGGCAGCAATGGCTTATAAATTTTCTGTTGGCCAACCTTTTGTATACCCACGCAACGACCTGAACTATTCAGAGAACTTTTTGAATATGATGTTCAGCACCCCTTGCGAAGATTACCAAATCAGCCCAACACTCGCTAAGGCGATGGATAAGATCTTTATTCTTCACGCTGACCACGAGCAGAACGCTTCTACCTCTACCGTTCGCCTGGCTGGCTCTACGGGCACCAACCCATTTGCCGCTATCGCAGCGGGTATCTCAGCGTTATGGGGCCCTTCACACGGTGGCGCAAACGAAGCGGTACTGGATATGCTGAACGAAATCGGTGATGAAAGCCGTATCGATGAGTTTGTTGCTAAAGCAAAAGACAAGAATGACCCTTTCCGCTTGATGGGTTTTGGTCACCGGGTTTATAAAAACTTTGACCCACGCGCTAAAGTGATGAAGCAAACCGCTGATGAAGTACTTGGCGAACTAGGTCTGGACAACGACCCACTGCTGAAAATTGCCAAGCGTTTAGAACAGATTGCTCTGGAAGACGAATACTTTGTTGAGAAGAAACTGTACCCTAATGTGGATTTCTACTCCGGTATTATTCTCAAAGCTATGGGTATTCCTACCAGCATGTTTACGGTAATTTTTGCTCTGGGCAGAACACCGGGCTGGATTGCACACTGGAACGAGATGATTGCCGACAACTCCAGAATTGGCCGTCCTCGCCAGCTTTATACTGGACCTACCCAGCGGGATTTCACGCCACTGGATAAACGCTAA